A single genomic interval of Quadrisphaera sp. RL12-1S harbors:
- a CDS encoding dienelactone hydrolase family protein yields MSEQNVEFPSGDGTAHGYLELPPGGSGPGLVVIQEWWGLTTHIADLTRRFAAEGFVALAPDLYGGATTHDGAEAMRLMQELPVDRAARDLAGAVDHLLGRPEVTSGTVGVVGFCMGGSFVLTLAAQQGERVSAAVPFYGLPDLDATDYSGLRAAVQGHYATRDRITREAVEATAAKIREQSGVQADVRFYEADHAFVNDERPSYDEASATAAWAAAVAFLKEHVR; encoded by the coding sequence GTGAGCGAGCAGAACGTCGAGTTCCCCAGCGGTGACGGCACGGCCCACGGCTACCTCGAGCTCCCGCCCGGGGGCTCGGGCCCGGGGCTCGTGGTCATCCAGGAGTGGTGGGGCCTCACCACGCACATCGCCGACCTCACCCGGCGCTTCGCCGCCGAGGGGTTCGTGGCTCTCGCGCCCGACCTGTACGGCGGCGCCACCACGCACGACGGCGCGGAGGCGATGCGCCTCATGCAGGAGCTGCCCGTCGACAGGGCCGCCCGCGACCTCGCCGGCGCCGTCGACCACCTGCTCGGGCGCCCCGAGGTCACCTCGGGCACGGTCGGCGTGGTCGGCTTCTGCATGGGCGGCTCCTTCGTGCTGACGCTGGCCGCCCAGCAGGGCGAGCGCGTCAGCGCCGCCGTCCCCTTCTACGGCCTGCCCGACCTCGACGCCACGGACTACTCCGGCCTGCGCGCCGCCGTGCAGGGCCACTACGCCACCCGCGACCGCATCACGCGCGAGGCCGTCGAGGCCACCGCCGCGAAGATCCGCGAGCAGTCCGGCGTCCAGGCCGACGTGCGCTTCTACGAGGCCGACCACGCCTTCGTCAACGACGAGCGCCCCTCCTACGACGAGGCCTCCGCCACGGCCGCCTGGGCCGCCGCCGTCGCGTTTCTGAAGGAGCACGTCCGCTGA
- a CDS encoding replication-associated recombination protein A: MTADLFSGGLGDDDDASGGPGGAAPTSRSVRAPLAVRMRPRTLDEVAGQQHLLTPGAPLRRLVEGGDGRAGPASVLLWGPPGTGKTTLAHVVARGTGWRFEELSAVTAGVKDVRRVLDAAKTARDLHDRRTVLFLDEIHRFTKAQQDALLPGVEERWVVLIAATTENPSFSVVSPLLSRSLLLRLAPLTDDDVRDLLQRAVSDQRGLAGQVALDDDALAHLVRLAGGDARRALTALEAAAGLALDARALSSSSSSSDDDDHDDDGEGPARVDLAAAERAVDIAAVRYDRGGDQHYDVASALIKSLRGSDVDAALHYLARMLEAGEDPRFVARRLVISASEDVGMADPSALQTAVAAAQAVQLIGMPEARIVLAQAVVHLATAPKSNAAYLGIDAAVADVRAGRGGPVPPHLRDAHYAGAQRIGHGKGYVYAHDAPHAVAPQQYAPDDLADREYYRPTDRGVERGIGERLQRIRALLRSR; the protein is encoded by the coding sequence ATGACGGCCGACCTCTTCAGCGGCGGCCTGGGCGACGACGACGACGCGAGCGGCGGCCCGGGCGGGGCCGCACCGACCTCCCGATCGGTGCGCGCTCCGCTCGCCGTCCGGATGCGCCCGCGCACCCTCGACGAGGTGGCCGGTCAGCAGCACCTGCTGACCCCCGGCGCCCCGCTGCGCCGCCTCGTCGAGGGCGGTGACGGGCGCGCCGGGCCGGCGAGCGTCCTGCTGTGGGGCCCGCCCGGCACCGGCAAGACCACGCTGGCCCACGTGGTCGCGCGCGGCACGGGGTGGCGCTTCGAGGAGCTGAGCGCCGTCACCGCCGGCGTCAAGGACGTCCGCCGCGTGCTCGACGCCGCCAAGACCGCCCGCGACCTGCACGACCGCCGGACCGTCCTCTTCCTCGACGAGATCCACCGCTTCACCAAGGCCCAGCAGGACGCGCTGCTGCCCGGTGTGGAGGAGCGCTGGGTGGTGCTCATCGCCGCGACCACGGAGAACCCCAGCTTCTCGGTGGTCTCGCCGCTGCTGAGCCGGTCGCTGCTGCTGCGCCTGGCGCCGCTCACCGACGACGACGTGCGCGACCTGCTCCAGCGCGCCGTCTCCGACCAGCGGGGCCTGGCCGGCCAGGTGGCCCTCGACGACGACGCCCTGGCCCACCTCGTGCGCCTGGCCGGCGGTGACGCCCGCCGCGCGCTGACGGCCCTGGAGGCCGCGGCCGGCCTCGCGCTGGACGCCCGGGCGCTGTCGTCGTCCTCCTCGTCCTCCGACGACGACGACCACGACGACGACGGCGAGGGGCCGGCCCGGGTGGACCTGGCCGCCGCGGAGCGCGCCGTCGACATCGCCGCCGTCCGGTACGACCGCGGCGGCGACCAGCACTACGACGTCGCCAGCGCGCTCATCAAGAGCCTGCGCGGCTCCGACGTCGACGCCGCGCTGCACTACCTGGCGCGGATGCTGGAGGCGGGGGAGGACCCGCGCTTCGTGGCGCGGCGCCTGGTCATCTCGGCCAGCGAGGACGTCGGCATGGCCGACCCCAGCGCCCTGCAGACGGCGGTGGCCGCGGCGCAGGCCGTGCAGCTCATCGGCATGCCGGAGGCGCGCATCGTGCTGGCGCAGGCCGTGGTGCACCTGGCGACAGCGCCCAAGAGCAACGCCGCCTACCTCGGGATCGACGCGGCCGTCGCCGACGTCCGCGCCGGGCGGGGCGGCCCGGTGCCGCCGCACCTGCGCGACGCGCACTACGCGGGGGCCCAGAGGATCGGGCACGGCAAGGGGTACGTGTACGCCCACGACGCCCCGCACGCCGTCGCCCCGCAGCAGTACGCCCCCGACGACCTCGCCGACCGGGAGTACTACCGCCCCACCGACCGGGGGGTGGAGCGCGGCATCGGCGAGCGCCTGCAGCGGATCCGCGCGCTGCTCAGGAGCCGGTAG
- the rpsD gene encoding 30S ribosomal protein S4, translating to MSHSNRNRRQVRLSRALGVPLTPKAARYFEVRPYPPGEHGRARRRTESEYSLGLRQKQLLRAQYGIREAQLRNTFEEARRSQGRTGDVLIELLEMRLDALVLRSGLARTIAQARQLVVHRHILVDGQRVDRPSFRVSPGQIISVHAKSAATTPFQVAAAGAHRDVLPTLPGYLEVQLADLKVRLARRPTREEVPVTCEVSRVVEFYAR from the coding sequence GTGTCCCACTCCAACCGCAACCGTCGCCAGGTCCGCCTGTCCCGCGCCCTCGGGGTGCCGCTCACGCCGAAGGCGGCGCGCTACTTCGAGGTCCGCCCCTACCCGCCGGGCGAGCACGGCCGCGCCCGTCGCCGCACGGAGTCCGAGTACTCCCTCGGCCTGCGCCAGAAGCAGCTCCTCCGCGCTCAGTACGGCATCCGCGAGGCGCAGCTGCGCAACACGTTCGAGGAGGCCCGCCGTTCGCAGGGCCGCACCGGTGACGTGCTGATCGAGCTGCTCGAGATGCGCCTGGACGCCCTCGTCCTGCGCTCCGGCCTGGCCCGCACCATCGCCCAGGCCCGCCAGCTGGTCGTGCACCGCCACATCCTGGTCGACGGCCAGCGCGTCGACCGCCCGTCCTTCCGCGTGAGCCCGGGCCAGATCATCTCGGTGCACGCCAAGAGCGCGGCCACCACGCCGTTCCAGGTGGCTGCCGCCGGCGCCCACCGCGACGTGCTGCCCACGCTGCCCGGCTACCTCGAGGTGCAGCTCGCCGACCTCAAGGTGCGCCTGGCGCGCCGCCCCACCCGCGAGGAGGTCCCCGTGACCTGTGAGGTCTCCCGCGTCGTCGAGTTCTACGCGCGCTGA
- a CDS encoding DUF948 domain-containing protein, with protein MSVGDVAGLIAALAFVVLVALLARPILKLGQVLDEARAAIKGVSDSTVPLIAEVTTTVGQANEQMEKIDTITTNAAQITTNASALTALFAATLGSPVVRVAAFTYGVRQAVNGRRAGRRAARQGA; from the coding sequence TTGTCCGTCGGAGATGTCGCGGGGCTCATCGCGGCCCTCGCGTTCGTCGTCCTGGTCGCCCTGCTGGCGCGGCCCATCCTCAAGCTGGGCCAGGTGCTCGACGAGGCCCGCGCCGCCATCAAGGGGGTGTCGGACTCCACCGTCCCGCTCATCGCCGAGGTCACCACCACGGTCGGCCAGGCGAACGAGCAGATGGAGAAGATCGACACCATCACCACGAACGCGGCGCAGATCACCACCAACGCCTCCGCGCTGACGGCCCTGTTCGCCGCCACCCTCGGGTCTCCCGTGGTGCGCGTGGCCGCGTTCACCTACGGCGTGCGCCAGGCCGTGAACGGCCGCCGCGCCGGCCGCCGCGCCGCGCGCCAGGGGGCCTGA
- the alaS gene encoding alanine--tRNA ligase, whose translation METAEIRRRWLDFFEARGHTVVPSASLISPDPSLLFTVAGMVPFIPYLTGQQTPPYPRATSVQKCVRTLDIDEVGKTTRHGTFFQMNGNFSFGDYFKEGAISYAWELVTTPQSQGGYGFDPDSLWATVYVDDDEAHRLWQTVAGLPPERIQRLGMEDNYWSTGQPGPAGPCSEIYVDRGPAYGPDGGPANDPAGDRYLEIWNLVFMQFQRGEGQGKDFPILHELPKKNIDTGMGLERTALLLQGVDNMYEIDQVAPVLRHAAELAGVRYGADRDADVRLRVVADHVRASLMLMGDGVTPGNEGGGYVLRRLVRRAVRAMRLLGVDAPTLPELLPVSLDAMAPAYPELREGFGRISAVAYAEEEAFRRTLVSGTTILDTAVAQAKKSSASTGAAAVLSGERAFELHDTFGFPIDLTLEMAAEQGVSVDADGFRRLMTEQRTRAREDARAKRAGRTDTAGYRQVADELGRDVDFVGYEVLSAEGRVVGLLRDGAGVPVALAGDDVELVLDRTPFYAESGGQLADRGRLTVTGPTGVRAVVDVTDVQRPIPGLNVHHATVVSGEIAVGDPVEAVVDAGRRLAVARAHTATHLVHQGLRDALGPDGTRQAGSENAPGRLRFDYTALAAPTPAQLADVEAEVNTFLADDLAVTTTVTDPESARRAGALAFFGDKYGDRVRMVGIGEWSKELCGGTHVERTGQLGVVALLGEQSIGSGTRRVEALVGPDAHAHLARESALVSQLTGLLKVRSEELPDRIATLLDQLKEADRTIAAARAKEVLAAAGALAAGAELVGGSAADAVRLVATSAGEVASADDLRTLALDVRGRLGESASVVAVGGVAKGRPVVVIATSPAARAAGLKAGALVRVAATALGGGGGGKDDVAQGGGTDAQALPAALDAVRDAVASSVGA comes from the coding sequence GTGGAGACCGCCGAGATCCGCCGGCGCTGGCTCGACTTCTTCGAGGCGCGCGGCCACACCGTGGTGCCCAGCGCCTCGCTGATCAGCCCCGACCCGAGCCTGCTGTTCACGGTGGCCGGCATGGTGCCGTTCATCCCGTACCTCACGGGCCAGCAGACCCCGCCCTACCCGCGCGCCACGAGCGTGCAGAAGTGCGTGCGCACGCTCGACATCGACGAGGTCGGCAAGACCACGCGCCACGGCACGTTCTTCCAGATGAACGGCAACTTCTCCTTCGGCGACTACTTCAAGGAGGGGGCGATCTCCTACGCGTGGGAGCTCGTCACCACCCCGCAGTCGCAGGGGGGCTACGGCTTCGACCCCGACAGCCTGTGGGCCACCGTCTACGTCGACGACGACGAGGCGCACCGCCTCTGGCAGACCGTCGCCGGCCTGCCGCCCGAGCGCATCCAGCGCCTGGGCATGGAGGACAACTACTGGTCCACCGGGCAGCCCGGACCGGCCGGCCCGTGCTCGGAGATCTACGTCGACCGCGGCCCCGCCTACGGCCCCGACGGCGGTCCCGCCAACGACCCCGCGGGCGACCGGTACCTGGAGATCTGGAACCTCGTCTTCATGCAGTTCCAGCGCGGGGAGGGCCAGGGGAAGGACTTCCCCATCCTCCACGAGCTGCCCAAGAAGAACATCGACACCGGCATGGGCCTGGAGCGCACCGCGCTGCTCCTGCAGGGCGTCGACAACATGTACGAGATCGACCAGGTCGCCCCCGTGCTGCGGCACGCCGCCGAGCTGGCCGGTGTCCGCTACGGCGCCGACCGGGACGCCGACGTGCGCCTGCGCGTGGTGGCCGACCACGTCCGCGCCTCCCTCATGCTCATGGGCGACGGCGTCACCCCCGGCAACGAGGGCGGCGGCTACGTGCTGCGCCGCCTCGTGCGGCGCGCGGTGCGCGCGATGCGCCTGCTCGGCGTGGACGCCCCGACGCTGCCGGAGCTGCTGCCGGTCTCCCTGGACGCCATGGCCCCGGCCTACCCCGAGCTGCGCGAGGGCTTCGGGCGCATCAGCGCCGTCGCCTACGCCGAGGAGGAGGCGTTCCGGCGCACCCTCGTCTCGGGCACCACCATCCTCGACACCGCCGTGGCGCAGGCCAAGAAGAGCTCCGCCTCCACCGGCGCCGCCGCCGTGCTGTCCGGAGAGCGCGCCTTCGAGCTGCACGACACCTTCGGCTTCCCCATCGACCTCACCCTGGAGATGGCCGCCGAGCAGGGCGTCTCGGTGGACGCCGACGGCTTCCGCCGCCTCATGACCGAGCAGCGCACCCGCGCCCGCGAGGACGCCCGCGCCAAGCGCGCCGGCCGCACGGACACCGCCGGCTACCGGCAGGTGGCCGACGAGCTCGGGCGCGACGTGGACTTCGTCGGGTACGAGGTGCTCTCCGCGGAGGGCCGCGTGGTGGGCCTGCTGCGCGACGGCGCCGGCGTGCCCGTCGCCCTCGCCGGCGACGACGTCGAGCTGGTCCTGGACCGGACCCCCTTCTACGCCGAGAGCGGCGGCCAGCTGGCCGACCGCGGGCGCCTCACCGTGACCGGCCCGACGGGCGTGCGCGCGGTGGTGGACGTCACCGACGTGCAGCGGCCCATCCCCGGCCTCAACGTCCACCACGCCACGGTGGTCTCCGGCGAGATAGCGGTCGGGGACCCGGTGGAGGCCGTCGTCGACGCGGGCCGCCGCCTGGCCGTGGCCCGCGCGCACACCGCCACGCACCTGGTCCACCAGGGCCTGCGCGACGCGCTCGGCCCGGACGGCACGCGCCAGGCCGGGTCGGAGAACGCCCCCGGACGCCTGCGCTTCGACTACACCGCGCTGGCCGCGCCCACCCCGGCGCAGCTGGCCGACGTCGAGGCGGAGGTCAACACCTTCCTCGCCGACGACCTCGCCGTCACCACCACGGTCACCGACCCCGAGTCGGCGCGCCGCGCCGGCGCGCTGGCGTTCTTCGGGGACAAGTACGGCGACCGCGTGCGCATGGTCGGCATCGGCGAGTGGTCCAAGGAGCTGTGCGGCGGCACCCACGTGGAGCGCACCGGGCAGCTGGGCGTCGTCGCGCTGCTCGGGGAGCAGTCCATCGGCTCCGGCACCCGTCGTGTGGAGGCCCTCGTCGGCCCTGACGCCCACGCCCACCTGGCGCGGGAGTCCGCGCTGGTCAGCCAGCTGACGGGCCTGCTCAAGGTGCGCTCCGAGGAGCTGCCCGACCGCATCGCCACCCTGCTCGACCAGCTCAAGGAGGCCGACCGCACCATCGCCGCGGCCCGCGCCAAGGAGGTCCTCGCGGCAGCGGGCGCCCTCGCCGCGGGCGCCGAGCTCGTGGGCGGCTCGGCCGCCGACGCGGTGCGCCTGGTGGCGACGAGCGCCGGCGAGGTGGCCTCCGCCGACGACCTGCGCACCCTCGCGCTCGACGTGCGGGGCCGCCTCGGTGAGTCCGCGTCCGTGGTCGCCGTCGGCGGCGTCGCGAAGGGCCGCCCCGTCGTGGTCATCGCCACCAGCCCCGCGGCCCGCGCGGCAGGGCTCAAGGCCGGTGCGCTCGTCCGCGTGGCCGCCACCGCCCTCGGCGGCGGCGGGGGCGGCAAGGACGACGTCGCGCAGGGCGGCGGCACCGACGCCCAGGCGCTGCCCGCAGCCCTGGACGCCGTGCGCGACGCCGTGGCGTCGTCCGTCGGCGCCTGA
- the ruvX gene encoding Holliday junction resolvase RuvX yields the protein MRDGVRLGVDVGSVRVGLAVCDPSGSIASPVETLKRDRTQRSDLRRIAAEIAERDALEVVIGLPVSLSGREGPAAAAVRDYAADLAGMVAPVPVRLVDERLSTVSAHQALTASGRSGRRHREVVDQVAAVLILQTALDAERATGRPPGSTVDPGPAPG from the coding sequence GTGAGGGACGGGGTCCGGCTCGGCGTGGACGTCGGGTCGGTCCGCGTCGGGCTCGCGGTCTGCGACCCGAGCGGCTCGATCGCCTCGCCCGTCGAGACGCTCAAGAGGGATCGCACGCAGCGCTCTGACCTGCGACGCATCGCAGCGGAGATCGCTGAGAGGGACGCCCTCGAGGTGGTCATCGGGCTGCCGGTCTCGCTCTCCGGACGTGAAGGTCCAGCGGCGGCGGCTGTGCGTGACTACGCTGCTGACCTGGCAGGCATGGTCGCGCCGGTGCCGGTGCGGCTCGTGGACGAGCGGTTGAGCACGGTCAGCGCCCACCAGGCGCTGACAGCCTCCGGGCGGTCCGGCCGTCGCCACCGAGAGGTGGTCGACCAGGTCGCGGCGGTGCTCATCCTGCAGACGGCCCTTGACGCTGAGCGCGCCACGGGCCGGCCGCCGGGGTCGACCGTCGACCCCGGGCCCGCCCCGGGCTGA
- the mltG gene encoding endolytic transglycosylase MltG, with protein MAGLSLEDLPGTPESRSSSGDGAGGGSRSSQRLAEKGDRQRRRKRRRTVTLVVLAVCAVLFGASAVLVGGQVKGLVASMTESGDYEGEGSGTVTVQVPDGASGRTIASVLAEAGVVKTPGAFVSAAAADPKSAGIQPGTYQLRKEMSGASALALLLDPSSRTSWKVQVPEGYTASQIYQRLSESTGLPVSAYEAAAKDPQLGLPADAGGAVEGYLFPATYTFDPGTTALQQLQQMVQRTTKAMDDVGFPADASERHRLMTEASLVQKEGANAEDMAKVARVIENRVAAGQPLQFDTTVNYANGKTGLTTTDADRANPSPYNTYLHPGLPPGPIASPGEDAMRAVLDPTPGDWLYFVVVNPSTGETKFAATFAEHQQNVAEFQAWLRANPQQG; from the coding sequence ATGGCTGGCTTGTCGCTGGAGGACCTGCCGGGGACCCCGGAGTCCCGCTCGTCCTCCGGGGACGGCGCGGGCGGGGGCTCGCGGTCGTCGCAGCGCCTGGCCGAGAAGGGTGACCGCCAGCGGCGCCGCAAGCGCCGCCGCACCGTCACCCTCGTGGTGCTCGCCGTGTGCGCGGTGCTCTTCGGGGCCTCCGCGGTGCTCGTGGGAGGTCAGGTCAAGGGCCTCGTGGCCAGCATGACCGAGAGCGGGGACTACGAGGGCGAGGGCAGCGGGACCGTGACGGTGCAGGTCCCCGACGGGGCCTCCGGCCGCACGATCGCGTCGGTGCTCGCCGAGGCCGGCGTGGTGAAGACCCCCGGCGCCTTCGTCTCGGCGGCCGCCGCGGACCCGAAGTCGGCGGGCATCCAGCCCGGCACGTACCAGCTGCGCAAGGAGATGTCCGGCGCCTCGGCGCTGGCGCTCCTGCTCGACCCCTCCTCGCGCACCTCCTGGAAGGTGCAGGTGCCCGAGGGCTACACGGCCTCGCAGATCTACCAGCGCCTCTCGGAGTCCACCGGCCTGCCCGTCTCCGCCTACGAGGCGGCCGCCAAGGACCCGCAGCTCGGCCTGCCCGCAGACGCGGGGGGCGCCGTCGAGGGCTACCTCTTCCCCGCCACGTACACCTTCGACCCGGGCACCACGGCCCTGCAGCAGCTGCAGCAGATGGTGCAGCGCACCACCAAGGCCATGGACGACGTCGGGTTCCCCGCCGACGCCTCCGAGCGCCACCGCCTCATGACCGAGGCGAGCCTGGTGCAGAAGGAGGGGGCCAACGCCGAGGACATGGCCAAGGTGGCGCGCGTCATCGAGAACCGCGTCGCCGCGGGCCAGCCGCTGCAGTTCGACACCACGGTCAACTACGCCAACGGCAAGACCGGCCTGACCACCACCGACGCCGACCGCGCGAACCCCTCGCCGTACAACACCTACCTGCACCCCGGTCTGCCGCCGGGCCCCATCGCCTCGCCCGGCGAGGACGCCATGCGCGCGGTGCTCGACCCCACCCCGGGAGACTGGCTGTACTTCGTGGTGGTCAACCCCTCCACGGGTGAGACGAAGTTCGCGGCCACCTTCGCCGAGCACCAGCAGAACGTGGCCGAGTTCCAGGCGTGGCTGCGCGCCAACCCGCAGCAGGGGTGA
- a CDS encoding shikimate dehydrogenase, translated as MQAAVWGSPIAHSLSPALHRAAYAELGLDWAYGRREVDAAALPAAVAELDESWAGVSLTMPLKQAVLPLLAQASELALAVGAVNTLLPVPGRPGAWRGENTDVHGVVAALAEAGVQRAESAAVLGGGATAASAVAALAQLGVAEPVVLVRSVERARALLDVAERLGVRVRLQPWGDAGHAAAVLAGCGAVVSTAPAGAADAVAAALVDSGARPAGALLDVVYAPWPTALARAWDRLGAPVVGGFSMLVHQAERQVELMTGREAPLEAMRTAGEAAMAATPDDDEDAASRLVSR; from the coding sequence GTGCAGGCCGCCGTCTGGGGCTCACCGATCGCCCACTCCCTGTCCCCGGCCCTGCACCGGGCCGCCTACGCCGAGCTCGGCCTGGACTGGGCGTACGGCCGGCGCGAGGTGGACGCCGCCGCGCTGCCCGCCGCCGTCGCCGAGCTCGACGAGAGCTGGGCGGGGGTGTCGCTGACCATGCCGCTCAAGCAGGCCGTGCTGCCCCTGCTGGCGCAAGCCTCGGAGCTGGCGCTGGCCGTGGGCGCCGTGAACACGCTGCTGCCGGTCCCCGGGCGCCCCGGCGCGTGGCGCGGGGAGAACACGGACGTGCACGGCGTCGTCGCCGCCCTCGCCGAGGCGGGGGTGCAGCGGGCCGAGTCGGCCGCGGTGCTGGGCGGTGGGGCGACGGCCGCGTCCGCGGTCGCCGCGCTGGCGCAGCTGGGCGTCGCCGAGCCGGTGGTGCTGGTCCGCTCCGTGGAGCGCGCCCGGGCGCTGCTCGACGTCGCCGAGCGCCTCGGGGTGCGGGTGCGCCTGCAGCCCTGGGGGGACGCCGGGCACGCCGCCGCGGTCCTGGCGGGCTGCGGCGCGGTGGTCTCGACGGCACCGGCCGGAGCCGCCGACGCCGTCGCCGCTGCACTGGTCGACAGCGGTGCGCGACCGGCGGGAGCCCTCCTCGACGTCGTCTACGCCCCCTGGCCCACAGCCCTGGCCCGGGCGTGGGACCGGCTCGGCGCGCCCGTCGTCGGCGGCTTCTCGATGCTCGTGCACCAGGCCGAGCGCCAGGTCGAGCTCATGACCGGGCGCGAGGCCCCGCTGGAGGCCATGCGCACCGCCGGCGAGGCGGCCATGGCCGCCACCCCGGACGACGACGAGGACGCGGCCTCCCGCCTCGTCAGCCGCTGA
- a CDS encoding type IV pilus twitching motility protein PilT, giving the protein MSSWSGGTGDDFGVTWSGADGSTTAAHPAVAAPAAGPAAVPAATWHPSSLLQDDPLLPPPARTPDPGHPAVSVPVQHAPEQPRAGVGGGAADDESVLDITAVLRAMLATGASDLHLTAGAPPTIRLHGGLRPLEGFEVLSGAVLQRSLFGMLTQKQRARFEEDLELDFAHSVPGRGRFRVNVYRQRESLGAAFRVIPAEIKPLDTLGVPPSVAHFATLPRGLVLVTGPTGSGKSTTLAALVDLANSTRSDHIMTVEDPIEFLHRHKKCLVNQREVGEDTHSFATALKHVLRQDPDIILVGELRDLETISVALTAAETGHLVFATLHTQDAAQTIDRVVDVFPAEQQEQVRTQLAGAIQGVVCQTLCKTADGKGRAVATEVMMATPAIRNLIREGKTHQIYSAMQAGAAHGMHTMDQHLADLVRRGRVTRGEAAEKAHSPEDFARLVGGV; this is encoded by the coding sequence GTGAGCAGCTGGAGCGGTGGGACGGGCGACGACTTCGGCGTCACGTGGAGCGGCGCCGACGGCTCCACCACCGCCGCGCACCCCGCGGTGGCTGCCCCGGCTGCGGGTCCCGCTGCGGTTCCGGCGGCGACGTGGCACCCGTCCTCCCTGCTCCAGGACGACCCGCTCCTGCCGCCGCCCGCGCGCACGCCCGACCCCGGGCACCCCGCGGTCTCCGTGCCGGTGCAGCACGCACCGGAGCAGCCCCGGGCCGGTGTCGGTGGTGGTGCCGCTGACGACGAGTCCGTGCTGGACATCACGGCGGTGCTGCGGGCCATGCTGGCCACCGGCGCCTCCGACCTGCACCTCACGGCGGGGGCCCCGCCCACCATCCGGCTCCACGGTGGACTGCGCCCGCTGGAGGGGTTCGAGGTGCTCAGCGGCGCCGTCCTGCAGCGCAGCCTCTTCGGGATGCTCACGCAGAAGCAGCGCGCTCGCTTCGAGGAGGACCTGGAGCTCGACTTCGCGCACTCCGTCCCCGGCCGGGGGCGCTTCCGCGTCAACGTCTACCGCCAGCGGGAGTCCCTCGGTGCCGCGTTCCGCGTGATCCCCGCGGAGATCAAGCCCCTGGACACCCTCGGCGTGCCGCCGTCGGTGGCGCACTTCGCCACGCTGCCGCGCGGCCTCGTGCTCGTCACCGGTCCCACCGGGTCAGGCAAGTCGACCACGCTCGCAGCCCTGGTGGACCTGGCCAACTCGACGCGCAGCGACCACATCATGACCGTCGAGGACCCCATCGAGTTCCTCCACCGCCACAAGAAGTGCCTGGTCAACCAGCGCGAGGTGGGGGAGGACACCCACTCCTTCGCCACCGCCCTCAAGCACGTGCTGCGCCAGGACCCCGACATCATCCTCGTCGGTGAGCTGCGCGACCTGGAGACCATCTCGGTGGCGCTCACCGCCGCCGAGACCGGTCACCTGGTGTTCGCCACCCTCCACACGCAGGACGCCGCGCAGACCATCGACCGCGTGGTGGACGTGTTCCCCGCCGAGCAGCAGGAGCAGGTCCGCACCCAGCTGGCCGGCGCCATCCAGGGCGTGGTCTGCCAGACGCTGTGCAAGACCGCGGACGGCAAGGGCCGCGCCGTGGCCACCGAGGTGATGATGGCCACCCCGGCCATCCGCAACCTCATCCGCGAGGGCAAGACCCACCAGATCTACTCGGCCATGCAGGCCGGTGCCGCGCACGGCATGCACACCATGGACCAGCACCTGGCCGACCTGGTGCGCCGCGGCCGCGTCACCCGCGGTGAGGCCGCGGAGAAGGCGCACAGCCCCGAGGACTTCGCCCGGCTGGTGGGCGGCGTCTGA